The DNA sequence gattttgtttaTCAGAAACAAGCTGTCCCCAAGAGGATCATTTCCCCCCTAATCTGTGTGTGAAGGTCAATGGCAAGCCGTGTAATCTCCCGGTGAGTCAACACTGTTTGTTGTTTGCCTGTTTTGTCATAGTTTTGCTGTAGTGTAAGTCACTGATTTTATGTGGTGTTTTGTCTGCAGGGATATCTTCCTCCCACCAAAAATGGAGTTGAACCAAAAAGGCCCAGTCGCCCCATTAACATAACATCCCTTGTCCGACTGTCCACAACAGTCCCCAACACGATTGTGGTGTCATGGACTTCAGAAATTGGGAGGGTAAGAGCACTGGGTCAGAATATTGGAAAAAGATGTAAAAGCCCGTGTAATGTAGTGTTATCTGAAAATGTGAGCCATCAGTGTGACTTGGTTTGcttattatttcttcttttgtcaGAGTTTTTCCATGGCTGTGTATTTGGTAAGACAGCAGTCGTCTGCAGTGTTGTTGCAAAGACTACGGGCCAAAGGAATTAGGAACCCTGACCACTCAAGAGCTCTGAGTAAGTTGGAACTTTATTAGTAAACACATTGGACTTGGTTTGCTACTATTGCTGAGCAGGACATGTAAAATATTGTCACATTAAATTATGTcataaaatatttcatgttcatttttgtgGCATGTTTGACTGCACATACACAACAACATGGAAGTGCAAGGATTTAaacttagaaaataaaaaaggaactAAGTTATGACAAGGTCCCTAGGATATTCTTGAAAAAATCCCTTCGTTTCCTCCTTTTAAAAAGGCTGCTTGTTGTTCCACTGCAGTTCACACATAGAGCTTAAATTTACCTCTATCCAAAGTTtgtattgtttattgtttgtggaGTTCTTCAGATAATCCCAGAGCGATGGTTTGCTTTGAATAAGTTGCACTTGGTGTGTTTCATACTCGGTTTATAGATAAATGTTAGCTAAATTTGAAGGAGTTTGGGGGTCCTGACTCCCCCACTATACTGCACACTTGAAAAagaaagttgtaatgtgtatttaccttttgtgttttgcttcctctcacagtcaaAGAGAAACTGACAGCTGATCCAGAGAGTGAGATCGCTACCACCAGTCTACGGGTCTCCCTCCTGTGTCCTGTAAATATTATTCACCATTACTATGCATTATTTTACTTACTTGTGAGAAGTTGGTTACCTTTAGTGAAAATTTCAGattcagggatgagaattttccgcggatccgcggaattccgagtttttttccgccgaaagtatagtttttgtgaatcgtgtaaatccgttgagaaaattgtaggggggtaggcaagcggccggccggccgacgcgtcgcgagccgagACTTGTGATGGCCGCCCAccgtgatggccatcccgctgccgacatctttcggcaacgTGCTTTGCAACGCGGGGGGGagattttcagagtttttttccatttgtcattctcatccctgcagATTCCAagaattgtattttattgtgcaTAGAGGCAAAAAGCACAACAATATGAAGAAGATATGTGGTGATAAGGGACTGTGGGTCCAAGGTTTCTCTGTCTAGTTCATACTGTATTCATTGTTGCTTTGTTCTGCCATGTCTATCATAAAAATAAGTGGAATTTTATGCAGTCCTGAGAAGTGACATGTCTTGTGTGTCCTTTGTGTTAAAGCTGGGGAAGATGAGACTGACAATCCCTTGCAGAGCAATGACATGCTCACATCTTCAGTGCTTCGATGCTACACTTTATAtccaaatgaatgaaaaaaagccAACCTGGGTGTGTCCAGTCTGTGACAAGAAGGCACCATATGAGCACCTTATTATTGATGGGTAATTATGACACTGATTTATatctacatatatttatatatgtgtcTAGTGTGTTCAAGATGTCACTGTAGATATATGTAATGTTTCCATAAAGTGAAATGAGTAGTGAACCACCACTACTTACTGTAGCTCAAGCACACAGCTCACTTaggactctgctcaaacactgtaataCTCCTCTACACGCATGGCCAAGTTATACGATTGTAATAATTCAGATATCCATGGTCGATCTGGTAACCTATTCTGACGAAGAATGACTGGGAAGTCCCACCCCGCAAGCTAACAGGATtagtttgttatgtatgaaaccctggGTTTTCCAAATCCTTGTAGTGAGACAGTCATCAGTGCTGCAGGTTGAAATGGTTTGCCATTTTCACAGGTTGTTTATGGAAATCCTAAATAGCTGTTCTGACTGTGATGAGATCCAGTTCAAAGAAGATGGAAGCTGGGCCCCTATGAGGTCAAAGAAGGAGGTGCAGGAGGTGTCTGCTTCCTACAATGGTGTAGACAGCGGTATGTAGCTTGCAGATTGCAGTTTTTCAAGTCTACTGGTCAGTATCGTCTTTGGGCACAGTGTGAGTTTACCGTTTCTTTGTAGATTTGTCTCGAACAGAAACACACGAGCATAAACGGGGATCATCTAATGACAACAGCAAGAACGTCGATGTGATTGATCTGACACTGGATAGCTCCTCAGAGGACGAGCTAGATGATGAGCCACCTCCTAAAAGAGCCTGTCCCTCACTGTCACCTGTGTCTCCACCTGCAAACAAGGGGTAAGCCTCCAAACCATGAATCTGGAAGCAAGACACCCATAAACAGTTGTATTTTTGGGATGTTTGTGCTCAGATCTGTCAAGTTACTTCTTTTGTCCCTAATCTCATGTACCATTGTTTCCTGTCAGAGTACTGAACCTGCACAGCCAGGCCTCACCTGTGTCCAGAGCTCCCAGCATGCCCCCTGTGGAGACCAGCTACATTCCTCCCCCTCCACCTCTTATCCAGGACTACCGCCACTATTATCACACAACTAGTGACCTGCCAGGTAGACCTGTCACTTACCCTAAAAAATTGGGTTTAGTATTTTTAATTGCTTTAATACAACTATGGTTTGGCCATATGCATGTTAAAGATGCTATTCATCATAGTATTCTTTCATTCTGCCCACATACCTGTGAATACATCAGTAGGGCAACTACACTGAAAGAAATACATAATACTTATTGTGCAGAAACACATTCTAAAGTTCAGCCAAAGCTAATCCGATGCTTCACCAATCTGAAGTAGACAAATGAATTAGTGCTGTATCAAAGTACACGCTTTGCAGCACAAAattctctctttgtgtctctgaaGTGATGTGTTGTGATAGTTGtacattttgggttttttgctgGGACAAAACACCAGCATGTATCACTGGTTACCATCACTCCCTGTATGCTTTAGCTTTATTTTAGCATAAGAAGAGATGTGGCATTGAAACAGGGCTGTCACATTAGGAGGGGATCACTTTACTGCTTGTGTGGACAGTAGGAATGATTACAGCAATTTGTCCTTCATTTAGAAGACTTAAGTCATGCAGGTGTTGTATTAAGACAGACTTAACAAAATCTAAACAAACCAACCTGTAAGTATGGATGCTTATTGCATATCAAAGGACCAGTGTGTAGGATTGATGGTGATCTATTAACAGAAATGGAACACTGGATTTcataattgtgttttctgtcactatgaatcgttgtgttttcattaaaatgagtttttttaaatctacagaGGGAGCAGGTCCTCTTCTAAGGAGCCCGGCAAGTTGCACCACCATGTTTCGACAGTAGCCCAGAAAAGACGAGCCAAACGCTAGAGAGGGCAATGCACATTTTTTATGTAGAAGTGACATGAGGTTCTTCTCAAGGATGTGCGACAGGAGGATATTCATTTGGCTGCAGTCTGCAATCTCAACACTAGATGCCACTAAAGCCAACACACTGGTCCTTTAAATCTGTTTGTAACTATATGTTATGTTCTGTATGTTCACAAAGAAGTAACTGgactcttcttccttttcttacAGATCTAAatttcttctccttcctccaaGGTGAAAATCAGGTATGGTAACGACAACGCCTTGAGTCTTATTCTCCAAGTATGTTATCCTACCACTATGATTCCACCTATGTAGAGTTTCTGGCAAGAGTTTCCTTTAAAGAATTACTAACAGAGCTTctgtagaaaaatattttccccaaaaaaaGTTTTACTCGTCATGGTTGTGCCTCGCAACAAGCACCATCTGCATGTCATTACAACTGCAGCCCTTGATGAGATGAATCTACATATGGCACTGATGTTGCTAAGTCATCCAGTGATGGCTGCGTGActctaaaattacatttatttctgcatttttgctgTAGGTGATTGGTACTTAATTGTTTTGATGTACATTTAATGAATCATCAAAGTGCAGTCTGAACAGTGCACATTTGCTTTGATGAATACTTCTGCTATTACAGATATTCAGCACCACTAACTTctcacaaagttttttttttttctcagctagGATCTTTGCTAAAGAGCTTTGTGAATATGAATTATTTGGCCAAAGCCTTTCAATTAAGATTCACGACTTATTTTTAAGAGACTGATGTGAtccttgcttgttttgtttctactCTTAAGACGTtcatcgctttggataaaagcgtctgctaaatgaaattgtagaaccGTAGATTCTCCAAACTCAGCCAGTTGCTTGTACTGTTAGTCTGATGTTAGGTGACTACAGCTCTAAACTTGCAGGCAGCACCAATGAGCTACATCATGCTGCTGTACAGTATGTTTGGATGTTGACTAACAGTCACACTTCTCTGTCCTGTCAGCATTACAACATGGTGATGGCTGCAGCAGCGGCTGCATCGGCTTCCGCCTCAGAGGACCACGACCTGCTCCTCAACCGTTTCCTGCCCTACGGCTCCTCTCAGATGTTGCGGGAGCAGCCAGGCACCCCTGGGAGCATCTCACTGGCAGCAACCAATGGAGGCAGCAACAGCGGCAGCACCAGTAGTTTGGTGTCTTCCAGCAGTCTTCGGGACCGCGACAAAGACAGAGACAGGGACAGCCACGCCATTTCAGGATTGTCCAGGTCCTCAGtggaagctgcagcagcagccatTTATGGCTCCATATCTGACGTTATCTCTCTTGACTAGATCCACACAGAACTGGAAAGCAAGGGAGACCTCGAGAACAGGAGTTCTTTGTAAAtaaggaagaggaagatgaaagaATAAAGTGCTATGTACAGAGAGGAAAATCtattttcaattttacttaTCATATGTATATAAACTTAGGACGCTTCTTGTCCAGTGAGTTACTTCAGttgatatttttctgtgaatacTGAAGACTTTTTCACACCTCTTCATGTGGTCCTTTGATTATATTGTACCTTTTGTACctggtttttacagttttgtttcaaTATTTCATGTCAATGGCATTATTTCAGTATACATGCACAGACCCCAATGAAGTGACACCTTATGGAACATGAAATTTAGAATATAAAGAAAATGGGCATTGCTATCAATGTACAAAAGGCAAGTCACAGCAAAACAGAATGTGTAAcactttctttattttctaaatgGTATCATTTCTGTCAGAATGTTTTGACAGCAGAAAGATCTGGCCATTTTTGCCAtcactgtagtttttttttctgtaagaaATTCATGCTGTGGTCATTGttttcaaggaattatttatgATGTAAGTTATGTTGgatgtgtgctgtttttttgtttttgttttttaagaagcATTCCCTATGCCTCTAGGAACAGTTGCCACTAGAAATGCAAAAGCAAACGCTAGATCCTTCTGTTGTCATAACTACACTCTTTCCTTCTCGTAAAT is a window from the Amphiprion ocellaris isolate individual 3 ecotype Okinawa chromosome 3, ASM2253959v1, whole genome shotgun sequence genome containing:
- the pias1b gene encoding E3 SUMO-protein ligase PIAS1 isoform X2 — translated: MAESAELKAGCSPAVQMKIKELYRRRFPTKMVSPVDLALPGVHSASSLPTGLAQLGFDSHGSPSPLLPVSLLGPKHELSLPHLPSALHPVHPDVKLQRLPFYDVLDELIKPTSLASDNSQRFQEACYAFALTPQQVQQISSSMDISGTKCDFAVQVQLRFCLSETSCPQEDHFPPNLCVKVNGKPCNLPGYLPPTKNGVEPKRPSRPINITSLVRLSTTVPNTIVVSWTSEIGRSFSMAVYLVRQQSSAVLLQRLRAKGIRNPDHSRALIKEKLTADPESEIATTSLRVSLLCPLGKMRLTIPCRAMTCSHLQCFDATLYIQMNEKKPTWVCPVCDKKAPYEHLIIDGLFMEILNSCSDCDEIQFKEDGSWAPMRSKKEVQEVSASYNGVDSDLSRTETHEHKRGSSNDNSKNVDVIDLTLDSSSEDELDDEPPPKRACPSLSPVSPPANKGVLNLHSQASPVSRAPSMPPVETSYIPPPPPLIQDYRHYYHTTSDLPDLNFFSFLQGENQHYNMVMAAAAAASASASEDHDLLLNRFLPYGSSQMLREQPGTPGSISLAATNGGSNSGSTSSLVSSSSLRDRDKDRDRDSHAISGLSRSSVEAAAAAIYGSISDVISLD
- the pias1b gene encoding E3 SUMO-protein ligase PIAS1 isoform X1 — protein: MRTQSNKMAESAELKQMVMSLRVSELQVLLGYAGRNKHGRKHELLTKALHLLKAGCSPAVQMKIKELYRRRFPTKMVSPVDLALPGVHSASSLPTGLAQLGFDSHGSPSPLLPVSLLGPKHELSLPHLPSALHPVHPDVKLQRLPFYDVLDELIKPTSLASDNSQRFQEACYAFALTPQQVQQISSSMDISGTKCDFAVQVQLRFCLSETSCPQEDHFPPNLCVKVNGKPCNLPGYLPPTKNGVEPKRPSRPINITSLVRLSTTVPNTIVVSWTSEIGRSFSMAVYLVRQQSSAVLLQRLRAKGIRNPDHSRALIKEKLTADPESEIATTSLRVSLLCPLGKMRLTIPCRAMTCSHLQCFDATLYIQMNEKKPTWVCPVCDKKAPYEHLIIDGLFMEILNSCSDCDEIQFKEDGSWAPMRSKKEVQEVSASYNGVDSDLSRTETHEHKRGSSNDNSKNVDVIDLTLDSSSEDELDDEPPPKRACPSLSPVSPPANKGVLNLHSQASPVSRAPSMPPVETSYIPPPPPLIQDYRHYYHTTSDLPDLNFFSFLQGENQHYNMVMAAAAAASASASEDHDLLLNRFLPYGSSQMLREQPGTPGSISLAATNGGSNSGSTSSLVSSSSLRDRDKDRDRDSHAISGLSRSSVEAAAAAIYGSISDVISLD
- the pias1b gene encoding E3 SUMO-protein ligase PIAS1 isoform X3; protein product: MRTQSNKMAESAELKQMVMSLRVSELQVLLGYAGRNKHGRKHELLTKALHLLKAGCSPAVQMKIKELYRRRFPTKMVSPVDLALPGVHSASSLPTGLAQLGFDSHGSPSPLLPVSLLGPKHELSLPHLPSALHPVHPDVKLQRLPFYDVLDELIKPTSLASDNSQRFQEACYAFALTPQQVQQISSSMDISGTKCDFAVQVQLRFCLSETSCPQEDHFPPNLCVKVNGKPCNLPGYLPPTKNGVEPKRPSRPINITSLVRLSTTVPNTIVVSWTSEIGRSFSMAVYLVRQQSSAVLLQRLRAKGIRNPDHSRALIKEKLTADPESEIATTSLRVSLLCPLGKMRLTIPCRAMTCSHLQCFDATLYIQMNEKKPTWVCPVCDKKAPYEHLIIDGLFMEILNSCSDCDEIQFKEDGSWAPMRSKKEVQEVSASYNGVDSDLSRTETHEHKRGSSNDNSKNVDVIDLTLDSSSEDELDDEPPPKRACPSLSPVSPPANKGVLNLHSQASPVSRAPSMPPVETSYIPPPPPLIQDYRHYYHTTSDLPEGAGPLLRSPASCTTMFRQ